The following coding sequences are from one Rathayibacter sp. SW19 window:
- a CDS encoding FHA domain-containing protein — protein MELPEPVGFVASGVAGQGATREPADATASPKKSDAAPVAFTLNASTGERIVVTGAGLLGRRPMPQPGESFAQLVSIADTERSVSKTHLEFGIDTEELWVCDRYSANGTVIRLPGRAPRMCEPGRRYRVARGARVEIGDQYLDVV, from the coding sequence GTGGAACTGCCGGAGCCGGTCGGCTTCGTTGCGTCGGGTGTCGCCGGTCAGGGTGCCACCCGCGAGCCGGCCGATGCGACCGCGTCGCCGAAGAAATCGGATGCAGCGCCGGTCGCATTCACGCTCAACGCGAGCACGGGCGAGCGGATCGTCGTCACGGGCGCTGGCCTTCTCGGGCGTCGTCCGATGCCGCAGCCGGGGGAGAGCTTCGCGCAGTTGGTTTCGATCGCCGACACCGAACGATCGGTGTCGAAGACGCACCTTGAGTTCGGGATCGACACAGAAGAACTGTGGGTGTGTGACCGCTATTCCGCGAATGGGACGGTGATCCGGCTGCCGGGCCGTGCTCCGCGGATGTGCGAACCAGGCCGTCGCTATCGGGTAGCGCGCGGTGCCCGAGTCGAAATCGGCGACCAGTACCTCGACGTCGTCTGA
- a CDS encoding FtsK/SpoIIIE domain-containing protein: MDAVITPELDDRPLALPTSVSQQSPPPFPFAASVAPLVASGLIWAITQSPFALVFAALSPVIAVASVVDGRWHARTARRRANAARKLARTRLEIEVGERHERERAARFALTPTARDVMLTTARIGRWSADIDRFACVTIGTGQVHSAVRLNGEPCTDEDEALLAKAASLDNAPIVADATLGIGLIGSPTLIRAVARGYLLQLAHTFSPRVARIAQLPATGWEWAAELPHCTAAGDDVGARIFVQSSTENSAPVGRGSDAIIMLAASLDELPTPCAVIIEVTGPCSVRILRHPDELASDAAVPELITEAQAAAYARRLAEHAAAAGVLRERQQLPATVDFGTLERGPIKDSGASLAVVVGCGRDGPLSLDLVTDGPHAVVGGTTGSGKSEFLTTWVAAMAAQYSPQTVGFLLVDFKGGSAFTALTPLPHCVGLITDLGHGEAERALKSLQAELQHRERVLARLGARDIAEAAGTLSRLVIVVDEFAAMLEAFPELHGLFVDIAARGRSLGVHTILCTQRPAGVVRDALLANCALRVSLRVNNGVDSVAVVGTDAASRLSAGQPGRCIVARDGVSEQAQVARASADDIAQIVRASPHSELSPLRRPWLDPLPSVILLETLEPAAAGSVVLGVEDVPPEQRQSAVETKLAGSHLLVSGVNGAGKSTLMRSIAQQWRGVVRTTCDSAEALWDALEWADDWCATHGRTTASGEPVQPDQTAVLLIDDLDALLGRMPQEYQDLALDHLVRILRDGTGAGISVVASVQMVTAALRAAAALFPGTVLLRQPSRQDHVLAGAPAALYNEGAGPGSGVWRSNRIQLAQPAAAAVQHSPRGRRAAPDDVNRAAQPPALRWADGTTILVTRSPATRVRSLRADATAPGGAIVDVGAVGAGALDGSVLDGAVLDGPVLDGAVAGSSTVRVSDGSQAAQATILVGSVDAWQARWGLFAALRADCAVVFDGCDVAQLRSLMQTREIPPLIAGPGRVWICAPDGTMRRARWAHDAS, translated from the coding sequence GTGGATGCTGTGATAACACCCGAACTCGATGACCGTCCGCTTGCTTTGCCGACGAGCGTGTCGCAGCAGTCACCGCCGCCGTTCCCGTTTGCGGCGAGCGTCGCGCCGCTTGTGGCATCGGGTTTGATTTGGGCGATCACGCAGTCGCCGTTCGCGCTGGTGTTCGCGGCGCTCAGCCCCGTGATCGCCGTCGCGTCCGTCGTCGACGGCCGCTGGCATGCCCGCACCGCGCGGCGACGCGCCAACGCCGCTCGCAAGCTGGCGCGAACCAGACTGGAGATCGAGGTGGGCGAACGTCACGAGCGCGAGCGGGCCGCGCGATTCGCCCTAACGCCCACCGCGCGCGACGTGATGCTGACGACGGCCAGAATTGGTCGTTGGAGCGCCGATATCGACAGGTTCGCCTGCGTGACGATCGGAACCGGGCAGGTGCACAGTGCGGTTCGGTTGAACGGGGAGCCGTGCACAGACGAGGACGAGGCGTTGTTGGCGAAGGCGGCGAGCCTCGACAACGCACCGATCGTCGCCGATGCAACACTCGGGATCGGTCTGATCGGATCGCCGACTCTCATCCGTGCCGTCGCCCGCGGCTATCTCCTTCAGCTTGCTCACACATTCTCGCCGCGCGTCGCGCGTATCGCGCAGCTCCCGGCAACGGGTTGGGAGTGGGCGGCGGAACTACCGCACTGCACAGCTGCGGGTGACGATGTCGGCGCACGAATATTCGTCCAGTCCTCAACGGAGAACTCCGCGCCGGTTGGCCGCGGATCCGATGCGATCATCATGCTGGCCGCATCACTCGACGAGTTGCCGACACCGTGCGCCGTCATCATCGAGGTCACAGGGCCGTGTTCGGTTCGCATCCTGCGGCACCCGGACGAGCTCGCATCGGATGCCGCCGTTCCGGAGTTGATCACAGAGGCGCAGGCAGCCGCATACGCACGCCGGCTCGCGGAACACGCTGCAGCCGCCGGTGTGCTCCGGGAGCGGCAGCAGTTGCCCGCCACCGTGGATTTCGGCACGTTGGAGCGAGGGCCGATCAAGGATAGCGGCGCTTCGCTGGCCGTCGTCGTCGGGTGCGGCCGTGACGGTCCATTGAGTCTGGATCTCGTCACAGACGGCCCCCACGCAGTGGTCGGTGGAACAACCGGCAGTGGCAAAAGTGAATTTCTCACCACCTGGGTCGCAGCCATGGCGGCACAGTACTCTCCGCAGACCGTTGGCTTTCTCCTCGTCGATTTCAAAGGCGGCAGCGCATTCACCGCGCTGACGCCCCTGCCGCACTGCGTCGGATTGATCACTGACCTCGGGCACGGTGAGGCCGAGCGGGCGTTGAAGAGCCTGCAAGCCGAACTGCAGCACCGAGAGCGCGTCCTCGCGCGATTGGGTGCCCGGGACATCGCGGAAGCCGCGGGGACGCTCAGCAGACTGGTGATCGTTGTGGATGAGTTCGCCGCGATGCTCGAGGCATTCCCCGAATTGCACGGTCTCTTCGTCGACATTGCCGCGCGGGGCCGTTCGCTGGGGGTGCACACGATCCTCTGTACGCAGCGACCGGCGGGCGTCGTGCGCGATGCTCTCCTGGCGAACTGTGCGCTACGGGTCTCGCTCCGTGTGAACAACGGTGTCGACAGCGTCGCCGTCGTCGGTACGGATGCCGCGTCACGGCTGTCAGCCGGGCAACCGGGGCGTTGTATCGTCGCCAGAGACGGCGTGAGCGAGCAGGCGCAGGTTGCGCGCGCATCCGCTGACGACATCGCTCAAATCGTGCGCGCGAGCCCGCACAGCGAATTGAGTCCTCTTCGGCGGCCGTGGCTCGACCCGCTGCCCAGCGTGATTCTGCTGGAAACGCTGGAGCCCGCGGCCGCGGGTTCCGTCGTCCTCGGTGTGGAGGATGTGCCGCCCGAGCAGCGGCAGTCCGCGGTCGAGACGAAACTGGCCGGCAGTCACCTGCTGGTCTCCGGGGTGAACGGGGCGGGAAAAAGCACGCTGATGCGCTCGATTGCCCAGCAGTGGCGGGGTGTGGTACGCACGACGTGTGACAGCGCGGAAGCGCTCTGGGATGCGCTCGAATGGGCGGACGACTGGTGTGCGACACACGGCCGTACAACCGCATCCGGGGAGCCGGTTCAACCGGATCAGACGGCCGTTCTGCTAATCGATGATCTCGACGCGCTACTCGGTCGAATGCCCCAGGAGTATCAGGATCTGGCGCTGGATCACCTCGTGCGGATTCTTCGAGACGGTACCGGCGCCGGAATCAGCGTCGTCGCGAGTGTCCAAATGGTCACAGCGGCGTTGCGTGCGGCCGCAGCGCTGTTTCCCGGCACCGTACTGCTGAGGCAGCCCAGCAGACAAGATCACGTGTTAGCAGGGGCGCCGGCCGCGCTCTATAACGAAGGCGCAGGGCCGGGATCGGGCGTGTGGAGAAGCAATCGCATCCAGCTTGCACAACCGGCCGCTGCCGCTGTGCAGCACAGCCCACGCGGGCGCAGGGCCGCTCCGGATGATGTGAACCGCGCCGCGCAACCGCCTGCACTGCGGTGGGCGGACGGCACGACGATCCTGGTTACGCGCTCACCTGCGACACGCGTTCGGTCACTGCGTGCCGATGCCACCGCTCCTGGCGGCGCGATAGTAGACGTCGGTGCCGTCGGTGCCGGTGCTCTGGACGGCTCTGTTCTCGATGGCGCAGTTCTCGACGGCCCTGTTCTCGATGGCGCAGTGGCGGGCTCGAGCACCGTGCGCGTTTCAGACGGCTCGCAAGCGGCGCAGGCGACCATTCTTGTTGGCAGCGTGGACGCTTGGCAGGCGCGTTGGGGCTTATTCGCCGCGCTGCGCGCCGATTGCGCGGTCGTGTTCGACGGCTGCGACGTCGCGCAACTACGGTCGCTGATGCAGACCCGCGAGATACCGCCCTTGATCGCCGGACCCGGCCGCGTGTGGATCTGTGCTCCGGACGGCACAATGCGTCGTGCGCGCTGGGCACACGACGCATCGTGA
- the ald gene encoding alanine dehydrogenase codes for MRIAVPTEIKDNEFRVAITPSGVHDLVAHGHDVSVQAGAGVGSSIPDEAYAAAGATILPDAASSWAAADLLLKVKEPIASEYGYFRDDLLLFTYLHLAAEPELTHALIDARMTAIAYETVQLPNRALPLLAPMSEVAGRLAPIVGAHTMLKPSGGPGLLVPGVPGTHPARIMILGGGVAGSNAIGVSVGLGAEVTVLDTNIDRLRELDAQYAGRIKTIASNGFEIEKAALEADLVIGSVLVPGAKAPKLVSNDLVSRMKPGSVLVDIAVDQGGCFADSHPTTHTDPTFTVHGSLFYCVANMPGAVPHTSTYALTNATLPYVRAVANNGWRNALRANAALARGLNTYDGAVVNRAVATAHGLAAQELPDVLGAAAA; via the coding sequence ATGAGGATCGCGGTCCCCACCGAAATCAAAGATAACGAGTTCCGGGTGGCCATCACACCCTCCGGTGTGCACGATCTGGTTGCACACGGACACGACGTGTCCGTCCAAGCCGGCGCCGGTGTCGGATCGTCGATCCCAGACGAGGCGTACGCCGCCGCCGGGGCGACGATTCTGCCGGACGCAGCGAGCTCCTGGGCCGCAGCGGATCTGCTTCTCAAGGTGAAAGAACCGATCGCTTCCGAGTACGGCTACTTCCGTGATGACTTGCTGCTGTTCACCTACTTGCACCTGGCAGCCGAGCCTGAACTGACCCACGCCCTGATCGACGCACGGATGACGGCGATCGCCTACGAAACCGTTCAGTTGCCCAATCGGGCACTCCCGTTACTTGCACCGATGAGCGAGGTAGCCGGTCGGTTGGCTCCGATCGTCGGAGCACACACGATGCTGAAGCCGAGCGGCGGCCCCGGCCTGCTCGTGCCCGGTGTTCCAGGCACTCACCCGGCACGCATCATGATCCTCGGTGGAGGGGTCGCCGGCTCAAACGCAATCGGTGTTTCGGTGGGCCTCGGCGCGGAAGTAACCGTGTTGGACACGAACATTGACAGACTGCGTGAACTCGATGCACAGTACGCAGGTCGCATCAAGACAATCGCGTCGAACGGATTCGAGATTGAGAAGGCCGCACTCGAGGCGGATCTTGTCATCGGCTCCGTGCTCGTGCCCGGCGCAAAGGCACCCAAGCTGGTGAGCAACGATCTTGTGTCCAGAATGAAGCCCGGCAGCGTACTGGTGGACATCGCGGTCGATCAGGGCGGTTGCTTTGCCGACTCGCACCCGACGACGCACACGGATCCGACTTTCACCGTGCACGGATCGCTGTTCTACTGCGTCGCCAACATGCCGGGCGCCGTGCCGCACACCTCAACCTATGCGCTGACCAACGCGACCTTGCCCTACGTTCGCGCGGTCGCGAACAACGGGTGGCGCAACGCACTTCGCGCGAATGCAGCACTGGCACGCGGCCTCAACACCTATGACGGTGCTGTGGTCAACCGTGCGGTAGCGACAGCGCATGGCCTCGCAGCGCAGGAACTCCCTGACGTTTTGGGGGCAGCGGCGGCGTGA
- a CDS encoding ABC transporter substrate-binding protein — translation MEPRRLPEDPMIRQLIRHARAAQLTRRSVLAGAGAGALAMMLAACTPAEEDSGPLTPAKDLSSTNKNVVWANWQAYIDQDDNGNSPSLNAFTKQAGIKVSYDVTVDDNNTYYSTVHDALAQGKSIGADTVCLTDWMVARMARLGYLQEFDAANIPNLKNLEPQLKNPDFDPGRKRSIPWQSGYAGICWNKGQVPNGLTNVSDLWDSSLTGKVGVLSEMRDTMGLLLLDAGVDISEKFTDEEFSTAIDLLEQQVAKGQIRNVKGNDYLDDLKSGATLAAICWSGDITQLNGEAGDNWVFALPERGGTLWSDNFLVPMGSARKANVEKLINYYYEPAVAAEVAAWVNYITPVVGAKEAAAKIDPKLAEDQWIFPDENTLANAHIFRTLSPAEEQKYQTEFENVILGT, via the coding sequence ATGGAACCGAGGCGACTGCCAGAAGACCCAATGATCCGTCAACTCATTCGTCATGCGCGTGCCGCACAACTGACGCGAAGAAGTGTTCTTGCCGGTGCGGGCGCCGGTGCGCTCGCCATGATGCTGGCGGCCTGCACGCCAGCAGAAGAAGACTCCGGGCCGCTCACACCGGCCAAGGACCTATCGTCGACGAACAAGAATGTGGTCTGGGCCAACTGGCAGGCGTACATCGATCAGGACGACAACGGAAACTCCCCGTCTCTGAACGCCTTCACGAAACAGGCCGGGATCAAGGTGAGCTACGACGTCACCGTCGACGATAACAACACCTACTACAGCACCGTGCACGATGCACTGGCGCAGGGAAAGAGCATCGGCGCAGATACGGTGTGCCTCACCGACTGGATGGTGGCGCGGATGGCGCGACTCGGCTATCTACAGGAATTCGACGCGGCGAACATTCCCAACCTGAAAAACCTCGAACCGCAGTTGAAGAACCCGGACTTCGATCCCGGTCGGAAACGATCGATTCCGTGGCAAAGCGGCTACGCCGGCATCTGCTGGAACAAGGGTCAAGTTCCGAATGGGCTCACCAACGTGAGCGACCTGTGGGACTCCTCGCTCACCGGCAAAGTCGGAGTGCTCAGCGAAATGCGCGACACGATGGGGCTGCTGCTTCTGGACGCCGGCGTCGATATCTCCGAAAAGTTCACCGACGAGGAGTTCAGCACCGCAATCGACCTGCTGGAACAGCAGGTAGCCAAGGGCCAGATTCGTAACGTCAAGGGCAACGACTACCTCGATGACCTCAAAAGTGGTGCGACCCTGGCGGCGATTTGCTGGTCGGGAGACATCACGCAGCTCAATGGCGAGGCCGGTGACAACTGGGTGTTCGCGCTGCCCGAGCGCGGCGGCACGCTGTGGAGTGACAACTTTCTGGTTCCGATGGGGTCCGCACGCAAGGCAAACGTTGAGAAGCTCATCAACTACTACTACGAACCCGCCGTCGCGGCCGAGGTTGCCGCGTGGGTGAACTACATCACCCCGGTGGTTGGGGCCAAGGAAGCCGCGGCGAAGATCGACCCGAAGCTCGCGGAGGACCAGTGGATCTTTCCAGACGAGAACACGCTGGCGAACGCCCACATCTTCCGCACTCTGTCGCCGGCTGAGGAACAGAAGTACCAAACCGAATTCGAGAACGTGATCCTCGGAACGTGA
- a CDS encoding NAD(P)H-dependent flavin oxidoreductase gives MPGEWKQTRFTRLAGIDLPIVLGAFGGASSTALVAAVSNAGGLGSFGLYGMGPDAITRTATEIRAQTSEPFLFNLWLPLDDTGAERSLADAAATSETDADADAYNLALEPLTQYFTELGLPLPERPERYLVPFDEQIDATIAAHPSALSFVYGVPDAALVDRCHSAGIRVVGTATTVAEARALDAVGVDAIIATGFEAAGHRVSFLEPAEDSLVGTIALVPRVVDAVRVPVIAAGGIADGRGVAAVLALGASAAQLGTAFLACDESAANPPHRTALWEQSQSTSVHAIDETVLTRAFSGRLARGIPNRMSRELNGEYAAFPVQGWITGYLKRAAAATGNPDFTSLWAGQGVSLIREHTAAAVVEAIIHDVDAILR, from the coding sequence ATGCCTGGCGAATGGAAACAGACTCGATTCACGCGGCTGGCCGGCATCGACCTGCCGATTGTTCTCGGCGCGTTCGGCGGCGCGTCATCCACTGCTCTGGTCGCCGCGGTCAGCAACGCTGGCGGGCTCGGATCGTTCGGCTTGTACGGAATGGGACCGGATGCGATCACCCGCACGGCAACCGAGATCCGGGCGCAGACCTCTGAACCCTTCCTGTTCAATCTGTGGCTGCCGTTGGATGACACCGGGGCCGAGCGCTCGCTCGCCGATGCGGCCGCGACCTCGGAAACCGATGCGGATGCAGATGCGTACAATCTCGCCCTCGAACCGCTTACCCAATACTTCACCGAGCTGGGTCTTCCGTTGCCGGAGCGACCCGAACGTTATCTCGTTCCGTTCGACGAGCAGATCGACGCGACGATCGCTGCGCACCCGTCGGCCCTGAGCTTCGTCTACGGGGTTCCGGATGCCGCCCTGGTCGACCGCTGCCACAGCGCCGGAATCCGCGTTGTCGGCACGGCGACGACCGTCGCCGAGGCGCGTGCACTGGATGCGGTGGGAGTCGACGCGATCATCGCAACCGGCTTCGAAGCGGCCGGGCATCGTGTCTCATTTCTGGAGCCGGCTGAGGACTCCCTCGTTGGAACAATTGCACTTGTGCCCCGGGTCGTCGACGCGGTTCGAGTTCCCGTGATCGCTGCAGGCGGGATCGCGGATGGGCGCGGAGTCGCCGCCGTGCTTGCGCTCGGCGCCTCTGCCGCCCAGCTCGGCACGGCATTCCTCGCCTGCGACGAGTCGGCGGCGAATCCGCCGCATCGCACGGCACTCTGGGAGCAGTCCCAATCTACGTCCGTGCACGCGATCGATGAGACCGTGCTCACCCGAGCATTCAGCGGCCGCCTGGCGCGCGGCATCCCGAATCGCATGAGTCGCGAGCTGAACGGTGAATACGCCGCGTTCCCGGTGCAAGGCTGGATCACGGGTTACCTCAAACGTGCCGCGGCGGCGACCGGCAACCCCGACTTCACGTCACTGTGGGCCGGGCAGGGGGTTTCGTTGATCCGCGAACACACCGCCGCGGCGGTTGTCGAGGCGATCATTCACGACGTGGACGCCATTCTGCGATAG
- a CDS encoding asparaginase, which translates to MGQTFAFADAVELAVVERGGFVESRHGGSAIVLAPDGSVLRSLGDPAAPVFPRSSLKPFQAVAVLSSGVPLEGPAAVLATASHAGTAEHIAVVRSMLAQGSLPESALHCTADWPLDRDARDDLVRAGIGAAPLYMNCSGKHASMLLACVQNGWPLASYLDPQHPLQLHIRDVVERLTGEKIVASAVDGCGAPIHAVSLAGLARGIHRIATSSVNSPFALYRNAALLSAAIRQNGWAIDGRGRANTVVIDRLGVIAKGGAEGVMIMAAADGTTLALKMLDGAARATTIVALTLLAQAGAIDASAPESLAGELGLDVLGGGRPVGRIRATV; encoded by the coding sequence GTGGGCCAGACGTTCGCCTTCGCGGACGCCGTTGAGCTTGCCGTCGTCGAGCGGGGCGGATTCGTCGAGTCTCGACACGGTGGCTCCGCCATTGTGCTTGCACCCGACGGCTCGGTGTTGCGTTCGCTCGGCGATCCTGCCGCTCCGGTGTTCCCGCGTTCATCGTTGAAACCGTTCCAGGCCGTCGCGGTACTCTCCAGCGGCGTCCCGCTCGAGGGTCCTGCGGCAGTTCTGGCCACGGCAAGTCACGCGGGCACAGCAGAACACATCGCCGTCGTGCGCAGCATGCTCGCACAGGGCTCGCTGCCCGAGTCTGCGTTGCACTGCACCGCGGATTGGCCCCTGGATCGGGACGCGCGCGATGACCTCGTGCGTGCGGGTATCGGAGCCGCACCGCTCTACATGAATTGCTCAGGCAAACACGCGTCGATGTTGCTGGCGTGCGTGCAGAACGGCTGGCCTCTTGCCAGCTATCTCGACCCGCAGCATCCGCTTCAACTGCACATTCGCGACGTCGTAGAACGCTTGACCGGCGAGAAGATCGTCGCGAGCGCTGTCGACGGATGCGGCGCTCCCATTCATGCTGTCTCGCTTGCCGGCCTCGCACGCGGCATCCACCGCATCGCCACGTCGTCGGTGAACTCGCCGTTCGCGCTCTACCGCAACGCCGCGCTGCTCTCGGCGGCGATCCGCCAGAACGGTTGGGCGATCGACGGGCGCGGACGCGCCAACACGGTCGTCATCGACCGGCTGGGCGTGATCGCAAAAGGCGGGGCTGAGGGCGTGATGATCATGGCTGCGGCCGATGGCACGACCCTCGCTCTCAAGATGCTCGATGGCGCCGCTCGGGCGACGACGATCGTCGCGCTGACCCTGCTCGCCCAGGCCGGCGCAATCGATGCGTCGGCACCGGAGAGCCTTGCCGGTGAACTCGGACTCGATGTGCTCGGCGGCGGGCGCCCTGTCGGCCGCATCCGCGCTACGGTCTGA
- the gabT gene encoding 4-aminobutyrate--2-oxoglutarate transaminase: MTDTLTTPASTETATTTPTAPTPAASDVAQERRIVTAVPGPASVALHARRTAVVPTGVSSALPVYIARAHGAIVVDVDGNQFIDMGAGIGVTTVGHTDTAVVAAATEQLHNLTHTLFTVTPYESYVRVAELLAEHTPGDHAKKTVLVNAGAEAVENGVKIARKYTGRRAVAVLDHAYHGRTNLTMAMNYKASPYATGFGPFAGDVYHAPNSYPYRDGLSGADAAARTIAYLEKVIGASDLACVVAEPIQGEGGFIVPADGFLVALQEWCTANGVVFIADEIQSGMARTGAYFASEHFGLVPDLVLSAKGIAGGLPLAAVTGRSEIMDAAQPGGLGGTFGGNPVSAAAAVAVFGQIEEGGLLAQAARIESTLKPALLELQTRYDIIGDVRGIGAMLAIELVQSGTKDTTKVPNADAVNAIVAAAAQKGVLLLNAGTYGNVLRFLPSLAVSDVLIAEVISVIDEALAAL; encoded by the coding sequence ATGACCGATACACTCACGACTCCCGCGTCCACCGAAACCGCTACAACAACGCCCACAGCACCGACGCCAGCCGCGTCCGACGTCGCACAGGAGCGACGCATCGTGACTGCCGTGCCTGGGCCGGCATCCGTGGCGCTGCACGCGAGACGCACTGCTGTCGTGCCGACAGGCGTGTCCTCGGCGCTTCCTGTCTACATTGCCCGCGCGCACGGTGCGATCGTCGTCGACGTCGACGGCAACCAGTTCATCGACATGGGTGCCGGCATCGGCGTGACGACGGTCGGCCACACCGACACCGCGGTCGTCGCCGCAGCTACCGAGCAGCTGCACAACCTCACCCACACCCTGTTCACGGTGACGCCGTACGAGTCGTACGTGCGCGTTGCCGAGTTGCTCGCCGAGCACACTCCCGGCGATCACGCCAAGAAGACGGTGCTGGTCAACGCCGGCGCTGAGGCCGTGGAGAACGGCGTCAAGATCGCCCGCAAGTACACCGGCCGACGCGCCGTCGCGGTGCTCGACCACGCGTACCACGGCCGCACCAATCTGACGATGGCCATGAATTACAAGGCATCGCCGTACGCAACCGGGTTCGGCCCGTTCGCCGGCGACGTGTACCACGCACCGAATTCGTACCCATACCGCGACGGGCTCTCCGGTGCGGATGCGGCAGCCCGGACCATTGCCTATCTCGAGAAGGTCATCGGCGCGTCGGATCTGGCCTGCGTCGTTGCAGAGCCGATTCAGGGTGAGGGCGGCTTCATCGTGCCGGCCGACGGCTTCCTGGTCGCGCTGCAGGAGTGGTGCACGGCGAACGGGGTCGTATTCATCGCGGACGAAATCCAGAGCGGCATGGCCCGAACGGGCGCCTATTTCGCGAGCGAGCACTTCGGCCTCGTACCCGATCTCGTGCTCAGCGCCAAGGGGATCGCAGGCGGCCTGCCGTTGGCGGCCGTGACGGGGCGCTCCGAGATCATGGATGCCGCACAGCCCGGCGGACTCGGTGGAACCTTCGGCGGCAATCCCGTCTCAGCGGCTGCCGCAGTCGCAGTCTTCGGTCAGATCGAGGAGGGCGGCCTGCTCGCACAGGCCGCGCGCATCGAATCGACGTTGAAGCCGGCTCTGCTCGAGTTGCAGACCCGCTATGACATCATCGGCGACGTGCGCGGCATCGGTGCGATGCTCGCGATCGAACTCGTGCAGTCCGGCACGAAGGACACGACCAAGGTGCCGAACGCCGACGCCGTCAACGCGATCGTCGCGGCCGCTGCCCAGAAGGGCGTTCTGCTGCTGAACGCCGGCACCTACGGGAACGTGCTGCGATTCTTGCCGAGCTTGGCCGTCAGCGACGTGCTGATCGCAGAAGTGATCAGCGTGATCGACGAGGCCCTCGCGGCCCTGTGA
- a CDS encoding OsmC family protein, producing MNLEHQYAVRMQWTGNRGTGTSAYKQYGRDHVLSADGKPDIAGSSDRVFFGDSDRWNPEELLLAALSQCHMLSYLHVAVRHGIRVLAYSDAATGIMQQDASDGGRFTLAVLRPRVTISDPAQVELAQSLHEEAAQKCFIAASVNFPVRHEPETYPAV from the coding sequence ATGAATCTGGAGCACCAGTACGCCGTCAGGATGCAGTGGACCGGCAATCGAGGCACCGGAACGAGCGCGTACAAACAGTACGGTCGCGATCATGTTCTCAGTGCAGACGGCAAGCCGGACATCGCGGGCTCGAGCGATCGCGTGTTCTTCGGCGACTCGGACAGATGGAATCCGGAGGAGCTGTTGCTGGCGGCTCTGAGCCAATGCCACATGCTCAGTTATCTGCACGTGGCCGTTCGGCACGGCATTCGCGTGCTCGCATATTCGGATGCCGCTACAGGAATCATGCAACAGGATGCGTCAGACGGCGGCCGCTTCACGCTCGCCGTGCTCCGCCCTCGGGTGACGATCTCCGACCCTGCGCAGGTCGAACTGGCGCAGAGCTTGCACGAGGAGGCCGCACAGAAGTGCTTCATCGCGGCATCCGTCAATTTTCCGGTCAGGCACGAGCCGGAGACGTATCCCGCCGTGTGA
- a CDS encoding lysophospholipid acyltransferase family protein has protein sequence MTATILERMPANNEGATAVTHTSESGSDLPVRRPGFLYLFGRVVLTAIARVLYRPRVVGRKNIPKHGSVILASNHLSFIDSIVIPITAPRRVQFLAKAHYFEGTGLIGGIQRAFFTAIGAVGVRRGAGQAAQDALEQSKQIIETGSAFALYPEGTRSQDGRLYKGRTGVAWLALSTGAPVVPVGLIGTDRLQPPGKAIPRLRRVTVVFGEPIDVSACGAATSGKARRLATDEIMTAIQKCSGQELAGVYNEVPASGTVERIKRAVLNPERR, from the coding sequence ATGACCGCGACTATCCTGGAACGGATGCCAGCGAACAACGAGGGTGCCACGGCTGTGACCCACACTTCCGAATCCGGAAGCGATCTGCCAGTTCGCCGACCCGGTTTCCTCTACCTGTTCGGGCGGGTCGTGCTCACCGCGATTGCCCGGGTGCTGTACCGGCCGCGCGTTGTGGGCCGCAAAAACATTCCGAAACACGGATCCGTCATTTTGGCGAGCAACCATCTGTCGTTCATCGACAGCATCGTGATTCCGATCACAGCGCCGCGGCGGGTGCAGTTCCTCGCCAAGGCGCACTACTTCGAAGGCACAGGCCTCATCGGAGGCATCCAACGGGCATTCTTCACCGCAATCGGCGCGGTCGGTGTGCGCAGAGGCGCAGGCCAGGCCGCTCAAGACGCCCTTGAGCAGAGCAAGCAGATCATCGAGACCGGCAGCGCGTTCGCGTTATACCCGGAAGGTACGCGATCACAGGACGGCCGGCTGTACAAGGGTCGCACCGGCGTCGCGTGGCTTGCCCTGTCAACCGGCGCACCCGTCGTGCCGGTCGGCCTGATCGGCACCGATCGACTTCAGCCGCCAGGAAAGGCGATCCCGCGCTTGCGCAGGGTGACGGTCGTGTTCGGGGAACCAATCGACGTCAGCGCGTGCGGCGCTGCGACCTCCGGCAAAGCCCGCCGCCTTGCGACAGACGAGATCATGACCGCCATCCAGAAGTGCAGCGGGCAAGAGCTTGCGGGCGTCTACAACGAGGTACCGGCATCCGGAACCGTCGAGCGCATCAAGCGCGCGGTTCTGAACCCCGAACGTCGCTGA